The proteins below come from a single Micropterus dolomieu isolate WLL.071019.BEF.003 ecotype Adirondacks linkage group LG05, ASM2129224v1, whole genome shotgun sequence genomic window:
- the lmx1a gene encoding LIM homeobox transcription factor 1-alpha: MDQRAVCAGCHRLIRDRFLLRVTNGLWHEECVRCAACGDALKNSCFLRDRKLYCKRDYADLFAVRCGGCAEAISPAELVMRAGAAVFHLRCFTCSVCCCRLQTGDRCILREGQLLCAREDYHQCLASPTSSDTEEEEEEEEEEESRRVTGRRARSEDPESKRPKRPRTILTTQQRRTFKASFEVSSKPCRKVRETLAAETGLSVRVVQVWFQNQRAKMKKLARRQQQQQQEQQQQTQEQLDRPSHHTAPSCGGLTSELEHLGSSYTHIQQQQQQQQQMGLTTLEQQEYDMDPFRQGLTPPQMPGDHMHPYGFKGLYGDMDRDPLCHVADSDCLSLGDSSLLTPIDRLYSMQDSYFTS; this comes from the exons ATGGATCAGAGGGCAGTGTGTGCCGGATGCCACCGGCTGATCAGAGACAGATTCCTGCTCAGAGTCACTAACGGCCTCTGGCATGAGGAGTGTGTGCGGTGCGCGGCGTGCGGGGACGCGCTCAAGAACTCCTGCTTTCTGCGGGATCGCAAACTTTACTGCAAGCGGGACTATGCTGA CTTGTTTGCGGTACGTTGTGGGGGCTGTGCGGAGGCAATCTCTCCCGCAGAGCTGGTGATGCGTGCAGGGGCAGCAGTGTTCCACCTGCGCTGCTTCACCTGCAGCGTTTGTTGCTGCCGTCTGCAGACTGGAGATCGCTGCATCCTCAGGGAGGGACAGCTACTGTGTGCCAGAGAGGACTACCACCAGTGTCTGGCCAGCCCGACCTCCTCTGACACAG aagaagaagaagaagaagaagaagaggaggaatcTAGGAGGGTTACAGGCAGACGAGCTAGATCAGAAGATCCGGAGAGCAAACGTCCCAAAAGGCCACGCACTATTCTGACCACTCAACAAAGGCGGACCTTTAAAGCCTCCTTTGAGGTCTCATCCAAGCCTTGCCGAAAG GTAAGGGAGACCTTGGCAGCAGAGACTGGTCTGAGTGTCCGGGTTGTGCAGGTCTGGTTCCAGAACCAAAGAGCCAAG ATGAAGAAACTGGCCaggagacagcagcagcagcagcaggagcagcagcagcaaactcAGGAGCAGCTTGATCGCCCCTCACATCACACAG CGCCCTCCTGTGGCGGTTTAACCTCTGAGCTGGAGCACCTGGGGTCCTCCTACACCcacattcagcagcagcagcagcagcagcagcagatgggACTCACCACACTGGAGCAGCAGGAATATGACATGGACCCCTTCAGACAGGGCCTGACCCCACCTCAGATGCCAGGGGATCACATGCACCCCTATG GTTTCAAGGGTCTGTACGGTGATATGGACAGAGACCCTCTGTGTCATGTGGCTGACAGCGACTGCCTGTCCCTGGGTGACTCCTCTCTGCTCACCCCTATTGACCGCCTCTACTCCATGCAGGACTCTTACTTCACCTCCTGA